A window from Amblyomma americanum isolate KBUSLIRL-KWMA chromosome 7, ASM5285725v1, whole genome shotgun sequence encodes these proteins:
- the LOC144097028 gene encoding solute carrier family 22 member 7-like has protein sequence MPMPSPREALSRQESLEDSDGHEEDLSAIIGRTGPFHRTMLAYATFSTVVFALHTMLYAVSRPELVDHWCQLPDAPPNTTLDGWKEMNIPKGPDGSFSRCLMYVRPTMAGPQLGGNETSETKPCSRRFFDVPGGTISVVQEWDLVCDREWLYSAINTAFLVGSFFGLTVSGLLADR, from the exons ATGCCAATGCCCAGCCCTCGGGAAGCGTTGTCGCGCCAGGAAAGCCTCGAGGACTCCGACGGCCACGAAGAGGACCTATCGGCGATCATCGGCAGGACAGGTCCCTTCCACAGAACGATGCTAGCCTACGCCACGTTTTCGACGGTGGTCTTTGCTCTGCACACCATGCTGTACGCCGTCTCCAGGCCAGAGCTCGTGGACCACTGGTGCCAGCTGCCGGACGCTCCGCCCAACACGACGCTCGACGGATGGAAAGAGATGAACATCCCCAAGGGACCGGACGGCTCCTTCAGCCGGTGCCTGATGTACGTGCGGCCGACGATGGCCGGGCCGCAGCTAGGCGGTAACGAAACTAGCGAAACCAAGCCGTGTTCCAGGAGGTTCTTCGACGTCCCTGGTGGCACGATATCTGTTGTCCAGGAG TGGGATCTGGTGTGCGACAGGGAGTGGCTTTACTCTGCAATCAACACAGCGTTCCTGGTCGGCTCGTTCTTTGGGCTCACCGTGTCCGGTCTTCTGGCGGACAGGTAG